Part of the Citrus sinensis cultivar Valencia sweet orange chromosome 2, DVS_A1.0, whole genome shotgun sequence genome, CTAATAGGTGtcaaaatgcaaaaataattataattttaagatcaaattgtaaaataataatttgtcattttttatattaatatctttttttaagaGCAATGTTGATCATATTACAGTAATATGTGAAGTTGTAATAATTAGTTTACAGGATCATAAATAATTGTCACAAGATTTTGTGCAAGGCCGACTTTAGAGTATTTGGGGCCTTAGGCGcgctttttattttattttataaaacctcTTTTTATTCTgcaatttcaatattaaaagaaagataaaggGCTCAAAAGTAACTTCATctttaattcttaaatttcaacaataataaaaaatcctaaaagtttcaaaaataaaatttcaaaaaatagtCAAGAAATGAAGAGGAAAAGGAAATCCTACGGGTTGGATTGCTCGTGTGTCCACGGGACAAAATCCTATTTGAAATGGATGGTGTGAGTTTGTCAAATGCTCGACAAGCCGCTACATTAGCGGCGCATAAACCATGTTCGTGAACAGGAAAAGGAAATCCTACGGGTTGGATTGCTCGTGTGTCCACGGGACAAAATCCTATTTGAAATGGATGGTGTGAGTTTGTCAAATGCTCGACAAGCCGCTACATTAGCGGCGCATAAACCATGTTCGTGAACTAAGTTTGTTCAGTGGTTGTAACATAAATGGGATTGAGATACTCCCAAGCTCCACCAGCAAGCAGCACCGGAGTGAATCGTAACCTTTCGATCTGTTTATAAGGGGTCAGTACTCGTCAAGAGACGAgacgtgtatatatatatatataacaaacaagtaaacaagaaaaatattatttttaaataaaatatttagattgGTAGTATAGAGAAAGTTGAgataataaattgatgataaGATAATAGAAATGAACttgtattttaagaaattaattttttttaaatgaaccaATAAATGTAATAACTTTTCTTTGTACGGAAGTGagtaagaaattttttcatcCACTAATTTTTGAGATTATAAGgttttaaatagaaattgaAAGGAATACTAAAAGTCAAAGATTCTAacgttaaataattaagttttcttataaaactgaaaaggtaaagaatttaattttttttcttagaaagatcaataatgaataaatctatggttgtttattaattatagaattattaatcattcttaaaatttgaaactttaaGCCACTGAGTTGTTTACTTATATTTAAAGCCACCTTTGATTATGTGAAGTTGAAATTGAGTTTGAGAtagattacaaaaataaaatttaagctcaaaaacaaaaattcataataataaaaaatagatgcTATCAAACACATGAGAATATTATTGCAGCAATGCAAGCTAATGGGGATCGTGCAATCCACGAAAGGCACTTTGGTCTTTCCACTAGATAGCTGTCTTAAGATCCTCCAGCTATATCCTTTCATTTTCccattttctaaatttacatTATCCAAAAAACCCTTATACAAATCATGATCACACGACTAACCCAAGGTTAATTTTGTCATTTCGAATTGATAGCTACAAATGCTTAGGTTATTTTggacattttatttattatcatcCTCTGGCTTAGGTTAGTGGGTTGGCCTCCAGCCTACCATTAGTCGTGATCGGCCATCGAAGAATTGGGCTCTTATCACATGCAAATGCGACACAcgttcattaaattaaaatgcgaAGGGAAATGCTTTTGTGTCCCCTTGATTCTCATCGTGCAATTATATGATTGCTTTAAGTTTACTTTTGGTATCTGATCGGATGGCACACGTACTTTGATGAATGTCTATGCTTTCTAATTTCAACTTGTGATTGCTAGAAACAGGAAGTCATCTTGTGGTTTTGTACTACGTGTGTTGGGTATTTTTGTCATCCTAGTTATACACTCTCTgtctttaatattaaaaagtgatttttatattattaaataatattttatttatttattatattattatagagaaaatttttgactacattattgaaaaaaatgaaggtaattaaatttggtaaaaaaatttaattaaaataatataagcttatttttatttgaaaaatattttaggaaacaacttattttttcactcttcCTTTTGTGATATAGGTAACTAAGTAAATAAGTATTTAGATAGTAAAATTAGATGAGTTTTTTGATGatgcattaattatataatatttactagCAAATTTCACATAACACAACAAACCCGTTAACCCAAAAACCAAATTGTTGACTTTTACAAATatgtttacattttttttaataagaatagttgttattcaaataaatttaaattaatttagagaAATCTAATTAGGTATATATTGTCATTGAACATTATTGTCTGCAATAGACCacgtgttatgaatttattggcTACATCCTAAAGCGCAAATAATGAAATCTTGACATGTGCGGAATGACATGCACCTAATCACAATTtcatatatgtataaaatataaattatgtataaaaagacttatttatttaatttggcTCCCAATAAATTATTGGCCATCTCCAAGGTTTCTAAACATGCGAAGAGTGAATGATGAACTCATCATATTTGGCAAATGACAAGACATGGCACTTGAGAGAAGTGACAAAATATtgttcaataattaaaaaaaaaatcataacaatGGCTTCATTCATcgataaatgtaaataaagtGCCTTTTTATGCATATAAATGCATCTAATTGAGCACGTAGGTTATTGCTAATAAAATGAactaacatatatataatattacacGCAATTtccaaaaagggaaaaatctttaatttaaaagcaTGCGTGGGCTTATCGACTTCTGATCCTTGAAGCCCATGCATTTAAAATACGTGTCTCAAAACGACGTCGCAGTTTATGTGCCGTCTCTTACGCTCCCtccaattaaaacaaaatttatgttcCCTCCAAAGTTTAAaaccaatcaaattcaaacgcCCCGCTCGCTCTGAATACAAGAACAAAGCTTACGCGACACTCTTTTAGAATCTCctatttaaatcaaacttcaACGACTCCTTCAAAATCAACCATCTCCACTTCTCTTCGCTATTCAATTCTCTCCCTTCTCGTGACCCCGACACGACAGCGTCGTTCGCATCAGCATGGCGGCCTCCAACCTCAAGCCCGCAGCAGTTACCACGAATCAGGTCAATAGTGGCCGCGACCGTGTGGGACTGCCCCACCGTAATTCCGGGGAGATCCACGTCATCATGGGTCCCATGTTTGCCGGAAAAACCACGGCGCTCCTCCGTCGTATCAGATCCGAAAGCGACAATGGCAGGTTCGCcattttaaattgttaattatatattttctttgtgaGTTCTgagttgattttcttttttcttttattttcttttcaataaatCGGTTGTGTGCAGAAATATTGCGATGATAAAATCGAGCAAGGACACGAGATACGCGATTGACTCGGTGGTGACTCATGATGGGGCTAAGCTTCCGTGTTGGGCTCTACCGGAACTGACGTCGTTCCGACAGAAACTCGGAGATGATGCTTACGCGAAGGtcattttaaagattttatattaaaaaatttattcactacttttttttaattgtattgcTGGATctgattaattttatgattatttgagtattaaaaaaaaattaacaagagTGTTTTTGCCACTCACTTGGTTATGTTATTGTGTTTGATTTCCCTTTAAAATTGTCTATGGAATTTTCgaataaaatagttttagtTTGAGTTTAGTGATGTTCAATTCTCCGCTTATTTTATAATGCTGGTGATTTTTTAAAACCGAATCTGAATTGGATTGTTGGTACTGGGTTATAAATGCCCTGTTTTTTATAATCTTCTGGGCAATTCATTATTCATTAGATAGCGGTTTAAAAATCTGGATTCTCTCCGGAATTTGACATAAAATGGATGTTTCTCTTGTTTTGGATGTGGACAGCTTGATGTGATTGGCATTGACGAAGCTCAATTTTTCGAAGACCTATATGAATTCTGCTGTAATGCCGCAGATCATGATGGGAAAACTGTAGTAGTTGCTGGCCTTGATGGTGATTATTTGAGGTGCAGTTTAATATTGATGATAAAGTTTCCAATTTCAGTTCTTAGCAGCCTTTTGGTTCGTTTGTTAACGGAAACCCACACTTGCATTTTGCAGAAGGAGCTTTGGTTCAGTTCTTGATATAATACCCCTTGCTGATACCGTAACCAAGTTGACCGCTCGCTGTGAACTCTGCGGCAAACGGGCATTCTTTACTTTGCGAAAGACAGAGGAAACAGAGACTGAAATTATTGGTGGAGCTGATGTCTACATGCCTGTTTGCCGCCAGCACTACGTCAATGGCCAAGTGGTCATTGGAGCTGCTAGGAATGTCCTGGAATTTCATAAGGTTCAGAGCAAATCCTGTGTTGAGGCAGCAGCTGCAGCTATCTAACGAGATCAGTTGTAGCTTATTTACAGCTTTACTATATGAAGTTTGGACTTGCTTGTAGTGTCAGTAGTATCCGCAGTAATTATTACTTTTCCAACATGCttaatttgaatatttcatgttatggtttttttttttttaatttaatttgtagtttcttTTCAGTGTAATACTTctcatatatgtatatagcATGAATGAAGCTTGTTTCAAAAGATTGGCTTAGTCAAAGGAAGGAGTACATTTAGATGTAAGGGTATAATTGTAATCGCGGtacttatttaagtttttttgcAGTTATAATCcactttttttcaaaaaaaaattcataattcacAATTTTAAAGTCCGGCGTAGGAAGGatataaaatagaataaatcatgaattcttattttattaagtttatttaacATTTGCTTCCGTGTTACATGAAGTGTGTTAGAGCTTTTCCTTGTACCAAGTAGTAGAGCTTTCTTAACACCAACCAACCATCCTCCATACACAAAATCCTTCCTCCACCCTCCATTAAATCCACcaagcgaaaaaaaaaaaaaaaggtaaaagctcgtttagtctctatattttaaagttagtgtccgtttagtccctatatttttaaaaatacttcaaactattcctatcattaaattattgacagttttgtcattatcttttgttccttttaacttatttttataatattgccctattataataattttttagacattattaaaaagaaaaaataaccctattataataatttttttagacattattaaaaagaaaaaaataaattaccagtttaacaccaaaaaataaaataaaataaaatatatatattaatttttgtggaacacactcttgagttaaaatattaatttttctaaaaaaattgataatgtaattttttacgatattaattttttagacatacgtgagcttctacaaaaattaatatatactttttttgtttttattttatttttgagtttaatttgataatttagttttttattaatatccaaaaaaaaatattattgtaaaaatataatattgtaaaaataagttaaaaataataaaaaataatggcataagtgtcaatatttagtagcagGGATATTTtaaggtgtttttaaaaatacagaaattaaatagacactaacctcataatatggagactaaataaatttttacccaaaaaaaaacaaaaactcgTTGACTGCTGCCACAAACAGCTGTCACTGCCACTATTCTTCTTTTACCGTAGCAGCCTAAACACTACCCAAATAGCCGTTAAACCACCACCAGGAACACTGCTCAATTTGCTACCCTCTGCCATGATTCATTAATGTTCGCCACCACCAAATTACTTCCCATCATTAGACTTTTCTTTCCAACTAAGATCCGCTCTGCTTCACTGTTGTTGGAAACGAAACCAAGACCAaccacaattttttattcaatttttcgATCAATTCATAAGTCAAGccatcaccaccaccatcacACTTTAGCACCATCAAATCTTCCAGATCTACCCTCGCCCCTTTTTCCAACCACCGTCATCGGCAACACCAtcttttacttaattataattttacccaaTACTTTCTTTAGTTTCATTATTGCCCTctaagttttcttttcttataaaaacccctaaaaaaccaaaacaaaaaagaaatagagagaaaattaaaattaaaaaaaaagtggtacAATGAGATAtagagaagatgatgatgatcttttCTATTACGATGGATTTATTAATGCTgaggatattttttattggatcTTCAAAATTGAAGATATTCTTGAAATGTTTGTCCACAGGGTAAACATGTCAAATATGTGCCCTTTAAATTAATGGGTCATCCATCATAATGGTGGGCAAACTTACAAGCAACACGAATTTGACATAAAGAGACAAGATTCGAACTTGGTATGGTATGAAAAGCAAGATAAatgcttattttattcttcCTTAACATTTTCAGACAATCCATTGTAAGTTTGAAAAGTGTGAACAAGGTACAAATTCTGTTCAATTCTATGAATCTTAACTTCAAAATTATCGTTGTTGTGTGCATATTtctgaagatgatgaagatacaatttcaaaatttgtgaAAGGATTAAGTGCTGATATTAAGAAACAAGttttattacaaattgttGCCACTCATGAATATTAGAATGTGATTAAAGTTgctttaaaagttaaaatgcaAATGAAGAGACacaaagagagaaaacaagCACTAAAGAGATTTGAACGAGTGTAAGAGCATCATAAAagtcaaagaagaaaagatcGGTAGTCTAATAGATTCATTCTACCAAAATTATAGCATGAGAGTTCAAAATCAAAGCAAGATCCCATCAAGGACTTCTCCTTGcagaataattttaatatctaaaagCGACCGTTTGATGCCAATAAAGATCATAACTCACCATTTGGAAGAAGATACTATACTGGATTCTAAAGTTATCGAAGATGTTTTGATTGTTTATGATTCAACCGTTACACTCCCCAGTGACAAATAATTTATCCAAGATTCTGAAGTTCAAGATTTTAGCAtggaaaaacaatttttactAGTTTCATcatgagaagaaaagaatgtcATGAAAGCCTCTTTTGAAGAGATTTCAAATGAGCCTAATATTTCCAATAAATAAGTGCAATATATTCTTGACTTGAGTTTTATATCTAACAAGATAGTTAAAATTGTCAAGAAGATCGAGGTGAAAAGGCACTAATTGTTTTTAAAGATGGTAAAGTTGATATGATTTTACCAATTATTCATGAAACTGAGCAAATCATTCTTACAGATCTTTAGATAGTTGATATGATTATGCCTATCTATATGAAAGATAAACAAGTTGTACTTGAAGAACACCTAGCTCAAAAGGAGAAATTGAATGTAAAATACATAAAGTAAGATGaggaaaaagttaaaagagaacttctaataatttgtttgtacaaatctacaatttttttagaagagtcatacttaaaagttaaaagcaaaaagaaattaaagttttagTACTTTCGAATTTCAAAAAACGTTAATACAAAGTGCTACATGTTCGCATTTCAAGATCAATTAATCATTCACTATAAGTTTCATCCTCGAATTATCTATTGTTTTTAGCAAAACTcaagtatatttttttttaaagaggaAGAGATTGATGTAGGAAGCATGTAAAGTAGAATAAATTAAGAACTCtagattttgagttaatttggtatttaatattttattagaatttatcttattttattaaacttactTGAAtcatatttgtgattttagtttaattaggattttagattattatcttatttgaGAAGGATTATGATTAAGCAGCTATTAGTATATATAGATTTGTTATTCATAGTTTATGGTAATATGTTTaagattttcattaataatattttggatTATTCTCATTTGGGTTTATCTTCGTCGTTAATTCGACGTTTTCTCTCTTTgaaagttattttttcttgagTTTTCAAATCATACACTAGACGACATCTAATATCATTTTTACGCTGCATTAAAGTTaactttgcttttgttttaaaataaattattgtatgtACCATAACTTAGAGGCACAAAACTACGCcaagtgtaaaaaaaaaagaaagaacttgttagcctatatggctatagatattgatttagatgataacaaaccacatgtattgattaaacaaagatttatgaattgtgctttttaAGAAAACGATGTTATGGAATGAAAGTATTTTGGACTAAcatgaaagtattttaaaacctttgatcttgttttaaaattacggaattggacctatttgaaactatttaaatattttgggtcattttataatttcacataatttgggtgaaatcataatttcaaaaagttttgggattgacaaaaatttatttagaaattctgaaattgggtttatttgaaagttttcataacgttttgggccatactatagttttataaagttttgagctcaaactataaatttaaaaaatatttcactgcAGCAGTCACTCtagcaagcggcttaccggatatgGTAAACGGCAAACTGGattttgggcagtaagcttctAGAGCATAAACGGCTTACCAGATTTCGCAAGCGGCAATCCAGATTTCAAAAGCGGCTTGCCGGATATGAAAAGCGGCATGCCGAATattctgaaattcaaatttttgccttaacggtaacataaaagcgGCTTACAGGATTCCtaaacggcaagccggttacgaccaaaatgtgcataacggctagtttttgagctcgtactataaaaactcaaatccaattcattttcaagctctccaacaagcaaaaacaaaaagcacacgggATATCTTGAGCTTTCAATTTGTAAATcacaaaacattgaatcatttcttgttcttcatttttgaatatctactctttgagtgagttttattataattcattttttcatcttaattataagagtttgagtgtgtgacacttgagtgaagagattgggagataatctctttgttgtaaaggttcattaacactttgaagtcaattgtaaacggttgaagccttggaaaggcttggatagtgaaatcatCAAGCTTGGATTGCTTGGAGGcagggattgccgaaccacgtaaaattttgtgtgtttgtttctcttcttccttATTCATTagttattgtgcttttattgaacttattgctttcaatttttattaagacattagattgcttgttgtgtggatttgctaggataatttttaaaattccaattcacctcccctcttgggttgcacacttatattttaaaattatcccaaaaaatcaaataagtaaataaattatattcaatCTATTTCGGAGAAAGTAACAATGGAACAAAATTCCCCTGAGACTTACGATAATAACTAAGAGTAAAAAATGATTCTAATTCGGGGATTCCGGAGCCTGAGGGAACCACACCCAAGATCATAGGAGTAGGGAAGCACATAGGCACAGAATAAATGACGTAGGTCcagaataaatatatttatttccctATGAATAAGTTCACGTCCACGTGTGCAATAATAGTTGGTGGCACGTGTCATCAAGGAGAGAGACCAAGGCAAAGCCCTAGACATGTCATTCATCAACTATAAATAGAGACCATCTCACCAAAAAAAGGGGGATCTCTCctaagccaaaaaaaaaactctaatcTTGTTTATTGTTCTTACTTCCATTAGactttaaaatcaaacactGACTTGGGCGTCAAAGTGCCTTTTTCAGGTACCCACCACGCCGGATTCAAGTTCAACACGTGTTACAAGTTCTCCACAAATCAAAAATACGTGTGAATGTAAATTTGTGCTCCTTCAATTACGATATTGATGGCTatgtgaaaatttaaaatagagtaaaatttcaataaaaataatgttgtaATAGTccgaataatattattttaacaaggttatctatttattaatgaattaataatttattaatttatcaataaatgtatttttattaatttaagatgagttttatattttaattactcgTATCACCTTAGTACATATGCTATTTcttttactaatatttaagaatttcaaaagttatcatatatatatatatatatatatatatatatatatattatgaacgCATATGTAGAAATCTAAAAATGAATGTAAGTATAATGCACAAACACCGCGTTTGTGATTGATATTGAAACTCAATAAGTTagttatttcataattttcttcattttaacAGTTGTCATCAGCATTTAAAAGCATGTAGGGGTTGCTTttcataaatagtttattgaaTAAGTTACCACacctttttaaatttcttattataaacttaatatttgaaaaaataattatgtgttaTTTTTCCATACACCCTAATATATAAACCATTAGATATTATATTACCACCACAATCAAATTACCAACACAACTACTATATATTCTCTCCAGTATCAAAGTATtaatctaataaatattttttatattttactttactttagtattataagattaaaaaagattGACATATAGttatgtgcttttttttttaattacgaATAATTTCACATGAAAATTAACCATAACTTTTATAACCGATTTCATAACCCTGGCTTTTAATGTTTgatctatttatattttttctattgtCATGATGTTTACTGTAACAAGTTTAATgtgaatttaatatatattacttttttattttatttacattatgtattaggatgaatttttttcatattttatataacaaattatgaagttcattagattttatttagttgagtttttttgtcaatttatgtaattttatgtgatttaaaaaaaaggacatgTCTGAgcattattaaatatactaaaaaaacaatttaaacttatatctattttggtcattatataataaaacaaaaattttgtaatcaaATTAACCAAACACAtatacattaattttcaaactcaCAGCAACTGCAACAATATAGTCTACCAAACATCCATCTATTTTTCTAATCAACAATTTATTGCATCCACACAGCAGAAGCAACTTATAATTGTAATCCCAAACTGGCCCATAGATATAAAATTGATGTACATGCTTTTTAGACTTAATGCCATATAAGATAAAGTGTTTCAAATGCTTAagtatacaaaataaaaactctacaAATACATTggtcattaattttatttttagtctCAAATCATTAGATGCATACTTTAAAAAgtgttaaatttagaaaattgaaatcattaaGAAAAACtcct contains:
- the LOC102614598 gene encoding thymidine kinase a — encoded protein: MAASNLKPAAVTTNQVNSGRDRVGLPHRNSGEIHVIMGPMFAGKTTALLRRIRSESDNGRNIAMIKSSKDTRYAIDSVVTHDGAKLPCWALPELTSFRQKLGDDAYAKLDVIGIDEAQFFEDLYEFCCNAADHDGKTVVVAGLDGDYLRRSFGSVLDIIPLADTVTKLTARCELCGKRAFFTLRKTEETETEIIGGADVYMPVCRQHYVNGQVVIGAARNVLEFHKVQSKSCVEAAAAAI